The Nostoc sp. 'Lobaria pulmonaria (5183) cyanobiont' DNA window GTCCAGAATCGCTTCACCAAGTGACGATCCTGTTTTCCGATCGGGGAGTTCCAAAAAACCATCGACACATGGACGGCTTTGGTAGCCACACCTTCAGTTTGATTAATGCTGAAGGCGATCGCGTCTGGTGTAAATTTCACTTTAAGACTCTGCAAGGGCATCAAACCTTGACGGAGGAAGAATCGGCTAAGATTAAGGGCGAAGATCCCGATCATGCGACTCACGATCTGTTTGAAGCGATCGCTCAAGGTGATTATCCCAAGTGGCGGATGTCTATTCAGGTAATGACTGACGAGCAAGCAGCCAAACATCCAGATAATCCTTTTGACTTAACCAAAGTTTGGAAGCACTCAGAATATCCTTTAATCGAAGTCGGGATATTAGAGCTAAATCGGAACCCTGAGAATTATTTCGCTGAAGTTGAGCAAGCCGCTTTTAGCCCTAGTGCAGTGGTTCCGGGCGTTAGTTTCTCTCCAGACAAAATGCTGCAAGCTCGCATCTTTTCTTACCCAGATGCTCAACGCTATCGCTTGGGTGCTAACTATCAGCAACTACCTGTCAACCAGCCCAAATGTCCAGTGATGCATTATCAGCGAGATGGCTTTATGGCGCCGGGGAACAACCACGGTAGCGCTCCTAACTATGAACCGAATAGTACTGAGGGTACGCCCAAAGAAAATCCAGCTTATGCAGAACCACCTAGTCATTTGGGCGATGTCACAGTCGATCGTTACAGTCATCGTGAAGGAAACGACGATTACACCCAAGCAGGTAATCTGTATCGGTTAATGACTCCTGAGCAGCAAGAGCGTCTTGCTGATAATATCGTTGGCAGTCTCTCTCAAGCGAGACAGGATATCCAAATGCGCCAACTTTGCCACTTCTTCCGGGCAGATATTTCTTATGGTCGTCGTGTAGCTGAGGGATTGGGTATTTCAATTGATCCTTCAATGTTTTCTGCGATCGCTGAACCTGTAGGTAGCTGGTAGCCTCGTAGTTTCGTCGGGTGTGTTATGCCGTAGGCTAACGCACCGAAAACCTCGATGGTGCGTTACGTACTTCAGCTAGATTTAGATCCCCGACTTTTTGAAGAAGTCGGGGATCTGATAAATTAAAACAGGCTCATTAATGGAGTTCAAAAACTCATTAATGAAGCTCAAAGACTCATTAATGGAGTTCAGAGGCTCATTAATGGAGTTCAGAGGCTCATTAATGGAGTTCAGAGGCTCATTAATGGAGTTCAGAGGCTCATTAATGGAGTTCAGAGGCTCATTAATGGAGTTCAGAGACTCATTAATGGAGTTCAAAGGCTCATTAATGAAGCTCAAAGACTCATTAATGGAGTTCAGAGGCTCATTAAGTAGAGAAACAAAAAAATTTACAGTTATTGCGATCGCACCCTTCGCAGAGCATATCGTAGAGAAGTAGTTGTAGGCGTTGCGATCGCTTTATTTTGCTTTACTGCATTTGCAATGATATTGTGTAATTAATTATATTGCCTACTTATTAGACTAGGATTTGAATCCCAGGCGGGTAATGCAGCTGGTGCAGATTACCTAAATTACTGAAACCAACGCCAGACAAAAGCAACCATTCTCCTGAATCAAGGCTGACGATTCCGCCGCAAGTTTTCCAGATTTTCACGAATGGTTATTGTATTGGGATGATTTGCTCCCAACCGTTGTTCAGCGATCGCCAAAGCTTCGATGTACAAAGGTTCGGCTTCGCTGTACCTTCCCTGTGATTCGTAGAGTCCAGCCAAATTGTTCAGGCTAGTTGCCACAGATGGGTGTTCATCCCCCAGCAGGCGTTTTCTCATCGACAAAGCTTCGATGTACAAAGGTTCGGCTTCGCTGTACCTTCCCTGTGATTTGTAGAGGAATGCCAAATTGTTCAGGCTACTTGCCACAGATGGGTGTTCATCCCCCAGCAGGCGTTTTCTCATCGACAAAGCTTCGATGTACAAAGGTTCGGCTTCGCTGTACCTTCCCTGTGATTTGTAGAGGAATGCCAAATTGTTCAGGCTAGTTGCCACAGATGGGTGTTCATCCCCCAGCAGGCGTTTTGTCATCGACAAAGCTTCGATGTACAAAGGTTCGGCTTCGCTGTACCTTCCCTGTGAATTGTAGAGGAATGCCAAATTGTTCAGGCTAGTTGCCACATCAGGGTGTTTATCCCCCAGCAGGCGTTTTGTCATCGACAAAGCTTCGATGTACAAAGGTTCGGCATCGCTGTACCTTCCCTGTGAATCGTAGAGTAATGCCAAATTATTCAGGCTTTGTGCCACAGAGGGGTGTTCATCCCCCAGCAGGCGTTTTATCATCGCCAAAGCTTCGATATACAAAGGTTCGGCATCGCTGTACCTTCCCTGTGAATAGTAGAGTGCTGCCAAATTGTTCAGGCTTTGTGCCACAGAGGGGTGTTCATCCCCCAGCAGGCGTTTTCTCATCGCCAAAGCTTCGATGTACAAAGGTTCGGCATCGCTGTACCTTCCCTGTGATTCGTAGAGTAATGCCAAATTGTTCAGGCTAGTTGCCACATCGGGGTGTTCATCCCCCAGCAGGCGTTTTCTCATCGCCAAAGCTTCGATGTACAAAGGTTCGGCATCGCTGTACCTTCCCTGTGAATTGTAGAGTGCTGCCAAATTGTTCAGGCTACTTGCCACATCGGGGTGTTCATCCCCCAGCAGGCGTTTTCTCATCGCCAAAGCTTCGATATACAAAGGTTCGGCTTCGCTGTACCTTCCCTGTGATTTGTAGAGGAGTGCCAAATTGTTCAGGCTTTCTGCCACATCTGGGTGTTCTTGGCCCAAACGTTCTTTAGTAGCTAATAAACTTTGTTTACCCCAAGGCAAAGCTTGCTCATAGGCTCCTTGACCTGCGTAAAATCTAACCAAGCCCTCAAATGGTGAGATTAAATCCTCATCGCTTAACCAAGCTTGGTAAACTGTGACAACTTCCGCAAGGTGAGGGATGGACAGGGTTGCTTGAGCAATTTCTATCAGTGTGGGTGTCTCAGGAATATCTTTTGCTACGGCTACCATTGCTTGACAATAGCCGCGCTTGAGTTCATCTGCTTCAGCCAAATCTTCTAACTTCTGCTGCAATAATTCCCGAATGCGTTCATGTATTTGGTAAGTGTCCTCTGCCAATTCTTGCAGCAAATAACGCTCAACTAAAACAGCGCAGTTAGCTTTAAAGTCAAATTCCAAATCGCTAGAACTTGCTGCTGATTCTACCAAAGACCAAGGAATAGGAGCCAAGGCGAACAAACTCAACAGACAAGCCAATTTTTGCGCTTCTGGTTCTAAGCTTTGCCAATTCAACTCAAAAGCTGCTGCTACACCAGACTCGCCTGCTGATGCTTGCTTTTGTAGCTGTGCGAGAATGTCTGCTAGCATAATACTCTCCCTGGCTTACGACAGATAGCCGCTATTTGGTAAATTCCAATGGCGATATAACCGACATGTTCGCAAAGTTTTTTTGCTGTCTCTGTGTCCTGTTGAACATATTCATCCCCCAATAGCTTCGCTAATAATTCTAAGGCTCCATCTGGTGACAACTCACCTAACGGTAGTGAGGTATATGTTAACCCTGTGTTTTGACGAGTGGTAATCAACACCTTAAACCGAGAACCTTTAGGTGGTAGGTAGGGTTGAATTTGCTTCCAGTCTTTGACATCATCAAATACTAATAAAACTTTGCCAGCTTGCCACTTCTTCCAGCAATAAGCAACTTGACCTGCTAGGCTTAATCCATCAGGAAGATTAAAGTCAGGTAAATTCACAACTCCAAACTCTACTAACTGGGTTCCCAAATCAATACCTTGGGGATTTAACCAACAACACCCACCAGAAAAATCTTCTAAATATTGCCATGAGTATTGAATAGCTAACTCTGTTTTACCCACGCCACCTTGCCCAGTCACATCGGTAATAGCCACAACATCATTTGCTTGCAATAGCTGATGCAATTGTTCTATTTGCTCATCCCTCCCAACAAACTTACGAGCTTGACTCTGTTGGATATTATGCGGGATATCAAACGGGTTGAAATGAGATGTTTCAATATCTCCATCCCAACTGCGGGAATAAAAATAAGTCGGCAGTTGTTTTTTATCTAAATCCTTAAATCGCTGCTTAACTGCCTCAGTAACTTCCCTCATATTCGGGGGAAAAGTCCCATTAGCTGCGGCTAAAGCCTCTCTCACAGCTTGAGAAAAGTATCCTGTTTTATTTTCAGAATTTACCTTAGCTTTTTCTCCTTCCCGCGTAGCCAGTAACACAAATTGTTGACTATCTTGCTTTGGCTGTCCACTCAAAAAAGCTTTGCCACCTAGGTTAGTTGGTCTTCCCTTCGACTCTAAAACATAATTGGCACAGGCATCAATAATACAAATATGATTACGAATCTGAAATTTATCGGAACCCAACAAAACTAATAAAGAATTCAAATCTAAATTCTGCCAATTCTGTTTATTTGCATCAGCACAAAGCAACCGACGCTCTCGTTCTGAGGTAATCAAACCATGTCCCGCCCAAAAAATGTAGAGTAAATCCCCCGACTTTGGGGATAAAAAGTTAGTCACAATGTCGGAGATATTTTGCTCTGTTGCTAACTCTACAGTTAACCCACATTCCCCAATTAACTGATGATTTTCTGCCAGTGCTGATAAACATAACCGAATATTCTCCTTCGGTACACCATGCAGATGCAGCCAATGAGCAAATTTCAGCGCGTCATCGGCTGGCCCCCCACCCGTCACATTCCAAGTAGATTCGTGGTACTTTTCAATACCTACAATTAACCCAAATGTCCGCTCAGGTTTAGCCATCAACTGCATGATGACTTAGCCTCTTACCGTTATGTGGAAAATGACCTAACCCACTAGGGCGTGTTTTCAAACCTTTCTTGAAGCACCTGAATCTTTGGAGATCCCCCCAACCCCCCTTAAAAAGGGGGGCTTTTAGAGTTTCTTTTCCCCCCTTCTTAAGGGGGGTTAGGGGGGATCTTCGAGTTTGAAAACAGTCCCTAACTCCTTTCCCTAATTGGGAAGGGGGAAAATTCAAAGCCTCTCTCCTTTTAGGGGAGAGGTTTGGAGAGGGGTTTTCTAAATACCGTAAAAAGTAAACCATTATGGCAACCTCGAAATAATCGCCTCCCAGGTTTTGGCATTTGTCCAATAAGCTCCGTGAGAACGGGGAAATGGTTGTTTACTATCTACTACCACATCCTGCACTCGCTCAGGGAAAATTCTATTACCCACGTAACTGAGAAAATCCCGTAAATCGTAGATATTCAACCATTGCGGGAAATGCTCTGGCAATAACTGCCCATATTCTAAGCTGTAGAGGGCGTTAATCTCATATAAAAATGGTGCTTGGGAACCAACTGTTACCAATAATTCCACCTGAGACAACTGCTGCTGCACTAGCAAATCTACACAAGCGATACCTCCCAAACTATGGGCGATTAAAACCACTGGCGGTTCTGCTTGGGCAATTTGTTCCTGGATAAACGCCCTGATTTTTTCACCCCGCGTCTGATACAACAAAATATCACCGGGCATAGGCGAGACTTTATCAGTTAAATCAAGGCGGTTTCCTCTGACATAATTTGTTCCGCCGTGTTGTGCTAGTGCAACAAATGGCTTTAATAACCAGCCACCCAATCCTAACTCCGCCTCTGTCAAAGCCAGAGTCAGCAATTTCACAATATGATCCCGCAATTGGGCATCAGTGAGTATCGGGGGAAATTTTTCTTGCTGTTCGCTAATAAACATTGCTTGAGCCACAACTGCTTTAGTTATTGGTGGATAATATTCACTCAAATCAGATTCGGAAACTGTGAGCAATGCCCGTTGATATGGTTCACTGTGGATAACTGCCTCTCGTGCTGGCTCAAATACCTCTGCAATTCCCGCCTCTTGCAACTTAGCTTGCAGTTGAGATGTCGGTGTGAGACTGGCTACACGAGATTGTAAAACATCCCCTGGTTCTTCCCCAAAGGGATTTCCTGACGCAATAGGTTTCAAAGACAACAGCCGCAATTCATAAAGAGGGTCGCGGTATAATTGCCCCCACAATACAATATCTGCGTCTTCTTCTCTTTGAGATAAAGCCAGTGTGGCATCTTCCAAGGGTACTGATGCCCGATTATCATTGAACTTTGCACCTAATACACCCCAAAGACAAGGAGCAACTTTGATATCAGGACGTTGGGCGTGAATCTTTTGCTCAATTATCTCAAAGGTTTCGTTGTATTCTCGTTCTCTAATGCCTGTGCCATGTACAAATATTACGGTGGTCATTGTGATATGGGTGGCTACGCCTACGCAAAGCTCTCCTCTGTATTATTCCTCACTACTTTCTCTGACACAAGTTGATTTCATTCACTTGATTTATTAAAAACTTCTAAAATCTGTCGGCAAATCTGTTTGAGCTTCTCCTCAATTTCACCAGAAGGCGAAGTTGCGCCAACAACACTCCAGTTTTCTACCGTAGAAAGTCGCCACGCTTCGCCGCGATGATCAAATCCAGCTACCTCTACACCGATCGCCCGGCGGGAATTATTGATGGGATCTTGATAAAATCGGATTTGAATTAAAATGCTACGACTTCGCCAAGATTTGCTGATACCAGGAAAGTGAAAGCCAATATCTATAGAATCTGGATCGACTAACTCCCTAGTTTCCGGGTCATTCTTCCAGGGTTTGAGATCGGATTTGGCATCAGGAAACTCGAATTTGAACAAATTAACTACCGTGGCAATGTTGCTGGCGAGTTCAAGGTTCGTTGCCTGTTCAGCTGCGTTCACTAAAAAACACTCCTATATTGCGTCGGCATCTTCAAGGATGTGAAGACAGAAAAACAGCCAGAAGGCTTATATG harbors:
- a CDS encoding tetratricopeptide repeat protein; translated protein: MLADILAQLQKQASAGESGVAAAFELNWQSLEPEAQKLACLLSLFALAPIPWSLVESAASSSDLEFDFKANCAVLVERYLLQELAEDTYQIHERIRELLQQKLEDLAEADELKRGYCQAMVAVAKDIPETPTLIEIAQATLSIPHLAEVVTVYQAWLSDEDLISPFEGLVRFYAGQGAYEQALPWGKQSLLATKERLGQEHPDVAESLNNLALLYKSQGRYSEAEPLYIEALAMRKRLLGDEHPDVASSLNNLAALYNSQGRYSDAEPLYIEALAMRKRLLGDEHPDVATSLNNLALLYESQGRYSDAEPLYIEALAMRKRLLGDEHPSVAQSLNNLAALYYSQGRYSDAEPLYIEALAMIKRLLGDEHPSVAQSLNNLALLYDSQGRYSDAEPLYIEALSMTKRLLGDKHPDVATSLNNLAFLYNSQGRYSEAEPLYIEALSMTKRLLGDEHPSVATSLNNLAFLYKSQGRYSEAEPLYIEALSMRKRLLGDEHPSVASSLNNLAFLYKSQGRYSEAEPLYIEALSMRKRLLGDEHPSVATSLNNLAGLYESQGRYSEAEPLYIEALAIAEQRLGANHPNTITIRENLENLRRNRQP
- a CDS encoding catalase, coding for MTEPQKLTTADGIPVADNQNSLTAGSRGPLLIQDFHLLEKLAHFNRERIPERVVHAKGAAAHGTLTITNDITRYSKAKLFSEIGKKTELLLRFSTVGGEKGSADAERDPRGFSLKFYTEEGNWDLVGNNTPVFFIRDPLKFPDFIHTQKRNPQTNCKDQNAKWDFWSLSPESLHQVTILFSDRGVPKNHRHMDGFGSHTFSLINAEGDRVWCKFHFKTLQGHQTLTEEESAKIKGEDPDHATHDLFEAIAQGDYPKWRMSIQVMTDEQAAKHPDNPFDLTKVWKHSEYPLIEVGILELNRNPENYFAEVEQAAFSPSAVVPGVSFSPDKMLQARIFSYPDAQRYRLGANYQQLPVNQPKCPVMHYQRDGFMAPGNNHGSAPNYEPNSTEGTPKENPAYAEPPSHLGDVTVDRYSHREGNDDYTQAGNLYRLMTPEQQERLADNIVGSLSQARQDIQMRQLCHFFRADISYGRRVAEGLGISIDPSMFSAIAEPVGSW
- a CDS encoding caspase family protein; this translates as MAKPERTFGLIVGIEKYHESTWNVTGGGPADDALKFAHWLHLHGVPKENIRLCLSALAENHQLIGECGLTVELATEQNISDIVTNFLSPKSGDLLYIFWAGHGLITSERERRLLCADANKQNWQNLDLNSLLVLLGSDKFQIRNHICIIDACANYVLESKGRPTNLGGKAFLSGQPKQDSQQFVLLATREGEKAKVNSENKTGYFSQAVREALAAANGTFPPNMREVTEAVKQRFKDLDKKQLPTYFYSRSWDGDIETSHFNPFDIPHNIQQSQARKFVGRDEQIEQLHQLLQANDVVAITDVTGQGGVGKTELAIQYSWQYLEDFSGGCCWLNPQGIDLGTQLVEFGVVNLPDFNLPDGLSLAGQVAYCWKKWQAGKVLLVFDDVKDWKQIQPYLPPKGSRFKVLITTRQNTGLTYTSLPLGELSPDGALELLAKLLGDEYVQQDTETAKKLCEHVGYIAIGIYQIAAICRKPGRVLC